CCTTCGTGAAGAATTCGGCTCCGCCGCCACCGCCGCCGCCATCGGTGCTGGTCGCGGCCACGCCGGTGCCGACGCCGACGTCGCCCATTTCGGCGTCGCCGCCGCCTTGCACGACTTGCAGCGGGGTGTCGTAGACCGAGAGGTCGATCCATTTGGGAATGGTGAAATCCTTGGTCGCGTATTTCTCGGTGGCCTTGGTCATGTAGCCCA
This DNA window, taken from bacterium, encodes the following:
- a CDS encoding penicillin-binding protein, whose amino-acid sequence is AAGKTGTTNGETDAWFIGFTPDMVTGVWVGFDEKIKSLGRGATGGTVAAPIWLGYMTKATEKYATKDFTIPKWIDLSVYDTPLQVVQGGGDAEMGDVGVGTGVAATSTDGGGGGGGAEFFTKDLD